The genomic window CAGGGAGGTGACGATGACGCGTTTACGCGCCTGGCTGCTTGCTGCCGCAATCCCGGCTGCGACGATGTTGCTCTCGCCCGTGCCGGCCACAGCGCAGGGCATTCCTCAGAACATTCCCCGCAATGAGCTCCTTATCCTCGAGAATCCGGAAGGGACGATCAAAAACGCCGGCTGGTTCAACATCTGGGCGATCAACGCCGGCAGCCAGTCGAACGGACTGCAGCAAGCTGCGCTCGACACGCTCTGGTACATCGATCCCGAGAAGGGGCTCGATGGCGCCTGGGACAATTCGCTCGCCGCCGACAAGCCGGTCTACAATGCCGACTTCACCGAGATGCAGGTCAAGCTTCGGCGCGGCCTGTTCTGGAGCGACGGCGTCGAGTTCACCTCCGCCGACGTCAAGGCGACGGTCGACACCCAGATCAAGAACCCCGGCATGCGATTCTCGGCGGTGCTGGCCAACAATGTCGCCTCCGTCGAGACGCCCGATGCCGAGACGGTGATCTTCAAACTGAAGAAGCCGAACTCGCGCTTCCACACCAATTTCACCGTGCGCTGGGGCGCGATCTGGATCCTGCCGAAGCATGTCTTCGAGAAGGTCGAGGACCCCGCCAAGTTCGACTTCAACAAGCCGATCTCGCTCGGCGCCTATACGCTGCACTCCTTCGATCCCGACGGGAAATGGTACATCTGGCAGCTGCGCGATGACTGGCAGCGCACCTCGCTCGGCCGCCATGGCAAGCCGGGACCGAAATACCTCGCCTATATCGACCCCGGCCCGCCCGACAAGCGCGTCATCGCCCAGCTCAACCATGAGCTCGACGTCATCCACGACATCGCGCCGGAGGGCATGTTCACGCTGGCGAAGCAGGACAAGGGCACGCGCGCCTGGTTCAAGGGCTTCCCCTACGGCCATCCCGATCCGACCCTGCCGGCGGTGATCTTCAACACCCAAAACGAGTATCTGAAGAACCGCGACGTGCGCTGGGCGCTGGCGCTGATGATCGACGTCAAGGCGGTGACGATGGCGGCCTATCGCGGCGCCGCGACGATCTCGGCGATCGCCGTGCCGCCGACCGGCATCCATCCCGAGGCCTACCACAAGCCGATGGAGGCCTGGCTCAAGGATTTCGAGATCGACACCGGCAAGAGCAAGTTCAAGCCCTACGATCCGACGGTCGGCAAGCAGATCGCCGACATGTTGCGCCCGTCGATGGGCGACCAGATTCCGTCCGATCCGGCGGTGATCGCCAACTCCTTCGGCCTCGGCTGGTGGAAGCCCAATGTCGCGGCGGCGGGTGAATTGCTGACCCGCGCCGGCTTCCGCAAGCAGGGCAACCAGTGGCTGACGCCGGACGGCAAGCCGTTCACCATCAGGCTGATGGTCGAGGGCGACCTGCGCCCGGTGATGACCCGCGCCGGCACGATGATCGTGCAGCAATGGAAGCAGGCCGGCATCGATGCGCGCATCGACGTGGCGCAGGGGACGCTGCTGACCCGGCGCGCCGCCGGTGATTTCGACGCCTTCATCGGCTGGAGCGTCGAGACCTGGGGCGGGCACCAGGATCTGTCCTATTTTATGGACAGCTGGCACTCGCAGTTCGTCGCCCAGCCCGGGCAGCCGCAGCCCTTGCGCAACTGGCAGCGCTGGTCGCATCCGGAACTCGACAAGATCATCGAGGACACCCGCAAGATCGGCTTCGACGATCCCAAGGGCGTCGAGCTCGGCCGCGACTACGTCAAGCTGATGACCCGTGAGATGCCGATCATCCCGCTGATGGCCTACAACGTCTTCACGGCGATGGATCAGACCTATTGGAAGGGCTACCCGACCGCCGACGACCCCTACGCCAATCCGGTCACGAACTGGGGCAATTCCCGCTACATGTTCGTGCGCCTGAAGCCGGCCAACTGAACGGGTCTGCCGCGTCGCGCGGCAGCTCTCCTCTTTCCCAGGACAAACGCCGGAGGGCGGCCCCGCGCCGCCTTCTGACCGGCGCAGCTTTCGGGATCGCATGAGCGCCTATCCAGCCTATGTCGCCAAACGCCTCGTCCAGTTCGCCCTGGTGGTTTTCATCGGCGTCAATCTGGCCTTCGTGATCACGCATGCCTCGCCGATCGATCCAGTCGAGCAGTCGATCTCGGCGGTGACCTCCTTCGGCAGCACGGCCCCGGAGGCGATCGCGGCGATGCGCACCTCACTGCAGGAGCTCTACGGGCTCAAGGGAACCCTCGGCGAGCAGTACCTCACCTTCTGGAACCGGGTGCTGCGCGGCGATTTCGGGCCGTCGCTCTCCGCCTTCCCGACACCCGTCTCGGCGCTGATCGGCCGGGCTCTGCCCTGGACCGCCGGGCTGCTGATCGTCTCGACGATGATCACCTGGGTGCTGGGCAACCTGCTCGGCGGGCTCGCCGGCTACTACCAGCGCAATCGCATGCTGAAGCTGATGGGCGTGGTCGCGATGGGCGTCCACCCGATCCCCTACTACATCGTCGCCCTGCTGCTGCTGATCGTCTTCGGCTTCCTCTGGCCGGTGCTGCCGATCACCGGCGGCTCGGCGATGAACCTGCAGCAGGGCTGGAACTGGCCCTTCGTCTCGAGCGTCCTGCTGCATTCGATTCTGCCGGCACTGTCGCTCATCCTGATCGGGCTCGGCAGCTGGTTCCTCGGCATGCGCTCGCTGGTCTCGAACGTCGTGACCGAGGACTACGTCGTCTATGCCGAGATCGCCGGGCTCGACAGCCGCCGGGTGCTCGGCTCCTACGTCATGCGCAACGCGCTGGCGCCGCAGGTCACCGGGCTCGCCATGTCGCTCGGCGGCATCTTCAACGGCGCGGTGATCACCGAGAAGGTGTTCGGCTATCCCGGCGTCGGCACGCTCCTGGTCGATGCGGTCTATGCCGGCGATTACGGCCTCGTGCTCGGCGTCACCACCGTCTCGATCATCGCGGTCTCGGTCGGCGTCCTCGTCATCGACCTGCTCTATCCGCTGATCGACCCGCGCGTGGAGCTGCGCTGATGCTGGCGATCCTGCGCGACCTCATTCGCTACAATCTCGAGTTCAGGATCGGGCTCGTCCTCGTCTCGATCGTGGTCGTGATGGCGGGGTTGTCCTTCGTCTCGCCCTATCCGCCGGGTGACGTTTATGTCGTGCCGCCGGACGTGCCGCCCTCCGCCGCCTACTGGCTGGGAACGACCTCGCGCGGGCAGGACGTCTTCTGGCAGCTCACCTTCGCCATCCGCAACACGCTGAGCTTCGGCATCATGGTGGCGGTGCTGTCGCGGATTATCGCGCTCGTGGTCGGCCTGCTCGCCGGCTATAGCGGCGGCTGGATCGACCGGGTGCTGATGTCGATCAACGACACCTTCATCATCATCCCGCTCTTCCCGATCCTGATCCTGTTCTACTTCGTGCTGCGCGACTCGATGTCGACGCCGCTGCTCGCGACGATCATGGCCTTCCTCGGCTGGGCCTATGACGCCCGCCTGATCCGTTCGGTCGCGCTGTCGCTGAAGACCCGTGAATTCACCCAGACCAGCATCTTCTCGGGCATGAAGACGCGCGAGATTCTGGCCCGCGAGCACCTGCCCTATGTGTTGCCGATCGTGTTCTCGACCACGATGAACAACATGAACTGGTCGATCGGCATCGAGGTCACCCTCGCCGTCCTCGGCTTCACCGACATCAACGCGCCGACGATCGGCGGGATGATCTACTGGGCGAACCAGCATACGGCGCTGGTCGCCGGCATCTGGTGGTGGATCGCCTTCCCGATCGCGCTGGTGGTGATGACCTTCATCGGGCTCTTCCTGCTCGCCGTGTCGATGAACGAGTACATCGACCCGCGCAGCCGGCTGGCGCGGATGGGAGGCGGCGGATGAGCGAGGCGGCCGAGCAGGTACCAGTGCTGCAGGTGCGCGATCTGCAAGCCCATTTCCGCACCCGCTACTTCGGAGTGCATCGCGAGGTCAGGGCGGTGGACGGCGTCGATTTCGATGTCCGTCGCAACGAGATCTACGGACTCGCAGGCGAATCCAGCTCCGGCAAGACGACGCTGGTCAAAACCATCGCAGGGCTGCTGAAGCCGCCGTTGGAGATGGTCGGCGGCTCGGCCCGTTTCTCCTTCCTGCCGGACTGGGACGCGATCGGGCGCGCACCGCCCGACGTGGTCCGCCGCATCCGCTGGCGGCACCTGTCCTACATCATGCAGGGCTCGATGAATGTGCTGAACCCGCTTCGGCGGATCAGGCACAGCTTCCGTGATTTCGCCTGGCGCCATCTCGGCGGCAGCAAGAGCGAGTTCGACGCCAGGGCGGCCGCGCATCTGGAACGCGTCAAGCTCGACCCTTCCGTGCTGGCGGCCTATCCGCACGAGCTCTCCGGCGGCATGCGCCAGCGCGTCACCATCGCGCTGGCGACGATTTGCAAGCCGGAATTCGTCATCGCCGACGAGCCGACGACCGCGCTCGACGTGATCGTGCAGAAGGACGTGCTGGGCATGATCCGCTCGATCCAGCAGGAGATGGGATCGAGCGTCCTGTTCATCACGCACGACATGGGCGTCCACGCAGCGCTGACTGACCGGCTCGGCATCATGTATGCGGGCCGCCTGGTCGAGGACGGTGCGACGCCGGAGATCTTCGAGCGGCCGCTGCATCCCTATACGCGGCATCTGATCGCGAGCCTGCCGCGCATCGGCGACGTCAAGCAGCGCGAGGGGCTTGAGGGGACCCCGCCCAATCTCGCGGCCCCGCCACCGGGCTGCCGTTTCCACCCGCGCTGCCCGCTCGCCATGCCGGTCTGCGCTGTAGCCGTGCCGGCGATGATCGAGACGCTAATCGGCCATCGCGTCGCCTGCCATGCGGTCAATCCGGGAGCCGCGGCATGAGCGCGCTCCTCGAACTCGACAAGGTCAGCAAGAGCTTCTCACGGGGCGGGCTGTTCTCGACGCGGCGCGTCGATGCGGTGAAGGAGGTCAGCTTCGCGCTCCAGGACGAGACGCCGGAGATCTTCACGGTGATCGGCGAGTCCGGTTCGGGCAAGTCGACCCTGGCGCGCATGATCCTCGGCATCCATGCGCCGAGCTCCGGCCGGATCGCGTTGGCTGGGCGGGATGTCGCTGCCTATGAGCGGCGCGCCTTCATGGCCAGGGTGCAGCCGATCTTCCAGAACCCGTTCGAAGCGTTCAACCCGCTGAAGCTGCTCGACCGCTACTTGTTCATGACGGCGGAGCGCTTCGGCAAGGCAGCAGACCGCGGAGCCGCCGAGCGCCAGGCCGACGAGGCGCTGAAGCAGGTCGGATTGTCGCTGCCGGAGATCGCCGGGCGGTTTCCTCACGAGCTCTCCGGCGGGCAGCTCCAGCGTGTCGCGATCGCTCGCGCGCTCGTCGCCAGACCCCGGCTGATCGTCGCCGACGAGCCGGTCTCGATGGTCGACGCCTCCCTGCGCATGTCGATCGTCAACCTGTTCGGGCGGCTGCGCGACGAGCTTGGCCTGTCGATCATCTACATCACCCACGACCTCGCCACCGCCTACTACATCAGCGACCGGCTGATCATCATGCAGAAGGGCGTCGTGGTCGAAGAGGGGCCGGCGCGCGCCGTGCTCTCCAATCCGACGCATCCCTATTCCCGCCAGCTCCGCGACGCCGTGCTCACGCCCGACAGCGCAGGCGCCTTCCGCGGCGGGCATGCGCCGAAAGCCGTTTCAGCCTCCGGAGCCACGCGATGAGACAAGCCAGCATCACCTTCGACCGCGCCTTCGCCATCGGCGACACCGATCCCCGGCTCTTCGGCGCCTTCGTCGAGCATCTCGGCCGCTGCGTCTATGGCGGCATCTACGAGCCGGGCCACCCCACTGCCGACAGGCGCGGCTTCCGCAAGGACGTGCTCGATCTCGTCAAGGAGCTCGGTCCGACGATCATGCGCTATCCCGGAGGCAATTTCGTCTCGGGCTACAACTGGGAGGATGGCGTCGGCCCGGTCAAGGATCGCCCCGCCAGGCTCGACCTTGCCTGGTTCACCACCGAGCCGAATACTTTCGGCACCAACGAATTCGTCGACTGGTGCCGGGCGGCGAACATCGAGCCCATGTTCGCCGTCAACCTCGGCACGCGCGACGGCGACGCAGCCCGCAATCTCGTCGAGTACTGCAACCATCCCGGCGGCACCGCCTGGTCGGATCTTCGCATCAGGCACGGCTGGGAGAAACCGCACGACATCAAGTTCTGGTGCCTCGGCAACGAGGTGGACGGGCCTTGGCAGATGGAACACAAGACAGCGACCGAATATGGTCGCGTCGCGCATGAAGCGGCCAAGATGATGCGCTGGATCGATCCGTCGATCGAGCTCGCGGCCTGCGGTTCCTCCGGCCGCAACATGCCGACCTATGGCCGCTGGGAAGACGAGGTGCTGGAGCACACCTTCGACCAGGTCGAGTTCATCTCGCTGCACACCTACTTCAACAATTACGCCGCCGACACCAGGGCCTTCCTGGCCAGCCCGGACCTGATGGACCAATTCATCGAGGAGGTGGTCGCGATCTCCGACGCCGTCGCGGCACGCCGGCGCTCCGACAAGCGGATCATGCTGAGCTTCGACGAATGGAACGTCTGGTACCGGACGCGGCGGGTCAGGGCGGACCGCGTCAAGGAAGGCTGGCCGGTCGCGCCGCCGATCCTGGAGGAGATCTACTCGATGGAGGATGCGCTCGTCTTCGGCGGCGCCTGCATCTCGCTCCTCAACCATGCTGACCGCGTTAAGGCCGCCTGTCTCGCGCAATTGGTCAACGTCATCGCGCCGATCATGACCGAGACCGGCGGGCCGGCCTGGCGGCAGACGATCTTCTGGCCCTTCGCCCAGATGAGCCGGCTCGGCCGCGGCAGCGTGCTGAGGGCGCTGGTCAAGTCCGAGAGCTACCGGGCCGACTATTACGATCCGCGCGGCAAACAGGACCTCTACTATCCGATCGATGCGCCCTATCTGAAGGCCTCGGTGGTCGCCGACGACAAGGGCGTCTCGCTCTTCCTGCTCAACCGCGACTTGGAACAGCCGGTCACCGTGGCGCTCGATGCACGCTGCTTCGGCCAGCTCAAGGTCGCGGAGGCGACGGAGCTGCGCCATGCCGATCTCAAGGCCGTCAACAGCAAGCAGGAACCGCTCAAGGTCGAACCGGTGACGCTGAAGGGTGTATCCACGAAATCGGACAGGATTGCTCTGGAATTGCAGCCGGCTTCGTGGAATGTAATCCGGCTCGAAAGCTGATAGAACGGCAGCCGCAACGATGGACCAGAGCCTGACAGCTTCAACTCGTGGGCGCCGCCGCAACGGCGACGGCGCTGCGTCACGGGCGGAAGGTCAACAGGGCCAGGGTTTCCTCGTCGTCGATGCCGGGCGGCAATATCAGGTGCTGCGCGGACTGGCTTCCCCGGTCAGGCTTCGCATCCTGAAGCTGCTCAACCGGCACGGCCCGAAGAATATCAACCAGATCGCCGAGGCGCTGGACCTGCCGCAGTCGACGATCGCGACCAATATTCAGGTTCTGGAAGAGGCCGAGCTGATCTCGACATCGCTCGGCAAGGCCGCCAAGGGCCAGCAGAAGATCTGTGCCGCGCGCTATTCCGAGATCGTCGTCAATCTCGACCCGGAGGATCCGAGCCGCGAGAACAACATCGTCGAGGTCGAGATGCCGCTCGGGCTCTATACGAGCTCGAATGTCTCGGCGCCTTGCGGCCTCTGCTCGACCCAGCGGATTCTCGGCGTGCTCGACGTGCCCGAGCTCTTCCTCGATCCGCGCCGGGTCCAGGCGGCGCTGATCTGGTTCGGCCGCGGCTATGTCGAGTACAAGTTTCCGAACAACGCGAAGGTGCTGAACCGGACGATCGCTGCGCTCGAACTCGAGATGGAGATGTCGTCGGAGGTGCCGGGAACCAATGCCGACTGGCCGTCCGACATCAGCCTCTGGGTAAACGGGCATAAAGTCGGCACCTGGACCTGCCCGGGCGACTATGGCGATCGGCGCGGGACCTACACGCCGCCCTGGTGGAAGCTCGAAGGGTCCCAGTATGGCATCCTGACGACATGGCGCATTACCTCCGAGGGCACATTCCTCGGTGAGCGCCGACTGGGCGACGTCGTGCTGGGCGATCTGGACCTGGATCGCCACCATTCGATCCGTTTGCGCATCGGTATCGATGAACGGGAAGGGCGGCCGGGAGGCGTCAATATTTTCGGGCGCGGCTTTGGGAACTACAATCAGGACATCAAGATGCGGCTGCATCTGAAGGGCGTGAAGGCCTTGCCGCACGTTACGAGCTAAGCTTCGACGCATCGCCGATACGTCTGGTTTTAGGGAATTAGCCAAAGTCCGCTGTTGGCGCATCGACGGTTTTCAGGTGATCGCCAGCAACCTGCTTTTAGGAAGCTGCGAAATGAACCTCCAAGGCCGAAATGGTGAAGGGTTTCGGGTGCCGGCAGGCGTATGAAAGGTTGTGTCGCAAATTCTGAGATCGTTTAAAGACTGCATTGTCTTAACGGCTTTCAGGCGGCGATTGCCTCGAATTGCGTCTTCAGGGTTGGCCTCGGGTTGAAGGCAAAACGTCCCTGATGCTTGCGCATCATATGAACCATCTCGAGGCCGGCCAATGTAGCCTCAGCTGATGAGAACGCCTTGAACCCCATCATCGGTCTGACCCGGCGCTTGATGCGCCGGTGATCCTGCTCGATCCGGTTGTTGAGATATTGGCTGCCGCGTATTCGGATCGGCTTCAGGGCTCTGGCCGTTCGATCCCGTAACCGGCTTTCGCTGTCACAGGCGATGATAGCTTCCTGATTGGTTTGGCTGCCGTCGATAACAATGCAGTCGGGCCGACCATGCCGGTGCAGTGCTTTGCGCAGAAAGCGCTTGGCCGCCAGCAGATCGCGTTGCTCGCGCAGCAGGAACTCCACCGTATCGCCGACACTGTCGATGGCGCGATAGAGGTACATCCACTGACCGCGGACCTTGATGTAGGTTTCGTCCATATGCCATTTGCCGGATACAGCGCGCTTGCGGCGGTTGAAGCGTTCCAGCAGCATTGGCGAGAAGCGCCTGACCCAGCGATTAATGGTCGCGTGATCCACACAGACGCCGCGCTCAGCCATCATCTCCTCCAGATCGCGCAGGCTCAAATTGTAAGCCAGATACCAGCGCACGCATAGCAGGATGACAGACTGATCGAAGTGGCGACCTTTGAACATCATGCTGATCCCGATTGGATCGCCTCCATGCCACTTTCCCATTGATGAAAAGTTTGCGACACAACCGTATTTCCCGCGACCTCTACGAGCGACTGCGAAACCGCGAAGAATGATGTTGCGGCCGCATAATTCGTGCCCTTCTTGATTGTCCCCGCCGCCATCCGCCCGTTTCGCAGATGGCAGATCGGGGTCTTCGTGGCAGCCCAGCATCGTGACAGGGAAGCGGTATCGCGTGGCGCAAGAATGTTGCGCACCGCGCTTGGCCCGCGTCGGCGGCGCGACCGAGGTCGAAGTCAAGGAGAAGAAGGACCGCGTCGACGATGCGCTGAACGCCACCCGCGCCGCGGTGGAAGAGGGCATCCTGCCGGGCGGCGGCGGCGCTCTGCTGCGCGCGGTCAAGGCACTCCAAGGGCTCGTGCCCGGCAATGATGATCAGCGCACCGGCGTCGAGATCGTCGGCAAGGCGATCACCGCGCCCGCCGGGCAGATCGTCGATAATGCCGGCGATGACGGCGCGGTCGTGATCGAGACTATGGCCGGCCAGCGCATTACGAGCTTGGACCCGATCATGCCGGTCCCGCCTACCACAACGATCTTCATCCGCCCTCTCCTTGATATCCTCGCTCCGCGCCCGGAAGCATGTCACTCGTCGAACGGCGCGCGCTCGACAAAATCGACCGATGACGGCGCGCGGTAGCCCGCGACGAGCCGCTCGCCAAAATCGCGCACGAAATTGTCGTAGCTGGTCTCAGGACGGGTTCGGGCGATGTGGCAGAAGCACTGTGTCATCAGCCGCTTCATCCCGAGCCTCGGATAGGCCCGGAGAATCT from Hyphomicrobiales bacterium includes these protein-coding regions:
- the abfA gene encoding Intracellular exo-alpha-(1->5)-L-arabinofuranosidase; protein product: MRQASITFDRAFAIGDTDPRLFGAFVEHLGRCVYGGIYEPGHPTADRRGFRKDVLDLVKELGPTIMRYPGGNFVSGYNWEDGVGPVKDRPARLDLAWFTTEPNTFGTNEFVDWCRAANIEPMFAVNLGTRDGDAARNLVEYCNHPGGTAWSDLRIRHGWEKPHDIKFWCLGNEVDGPWQMEHKTATEYGRVAHEAAKMMRWIDPSIELAACGSSGRNMPTYGRWEDEVLEHTFDQVEFISLHTYFNNYAADTRAFLASPDLMDQFIEEVVAISDAVAARRRSDKRIMLSFDEWNVWYRTRRVRADRVKEGWPVAPPILEEIYSMEDALVFGGACISLLNHADRVKAACLAQLVNVIAPIMTETGGPAWRQTIFWPFAQMSRLGRGSVLRALVKSESYRADYYDPRGKQDLYYPIDAPYLKASVVADDKGVSLFLLNRDLEQPVTVALDARCFGQLKVAEATELRHADLKAVNSKQEPLKVEPVTLKGVSTKSDRIALELQPASWNVIRLES
- a CDS encoding Peptide/nickel transport system permease protein, with amino-acid sequence MLAILRDLIRYNLEFRIGLVLVSIVVVMAGLSFVSPYPPGDVYVVPPDVPPSAAYWLGTTSRGQDVFWQLTFAIRNTLSFGIMVAVLSRIIALVVGLLAGYSGGWIDRVLMSINDTFIIIPLFPILILFYFVLRDSMSTPLLATIMAFLGWAYDARLIRSVALSLKTREFTQTSIFSGMKTREILAREHLPYVLPIVFSTTMNNMNWSIGIEVTLAVLGFTDINAPTIGGMIYWANQHTALVAGIWWWIAFPIALVVMTFIGLFLLAVSMNEYIDPRSRLARMGGGG
- a CDS encoding ABC transporter permease, producing the protein MSAYPAYVAKRLVQFALVVFIGVNLAFVITHASPIDPVEQSISAVTSFGSTAPEAIAAMRTSLQELYGLKGTLGEQYLTFWNRVLRGDFGPSLSAFPTPVSALIGRALPWTAGLLIVSTMITWVLGNLLGGLAGYYQRNRMLKLMGVVAMGVHPIPYYIVALLLLIVFGFLWPVLPITGGSAMNLQQGWNWPFVSSVLLHSILPALSLILIGLGSWFLGMRSLVSNVVTEDYVVYAEIAGLDSRRVLGSYVMRNALAPQVTGLAMSLGGIFNGAVITEKVFGYPGVGTLLVDAVYAGDYGLVLGVTTVSIIAVSVGVLVIDLLYPLIDPRVELR
- a CDS encoding hypothetical protein (Evidence 5 : Unknown function) translates to MAQECCAPRLARVGGATEVEVKEKKDRVDDALNATRAAVEEGILPGGGGALLRAVKALQGLVPGNDDQRTGVEIVGKAITAPAGQIVDNAGDDGAVVIETMAGQRITSLDPIMPVPPTTTIFIRPLLDILAPRPEACHSSNGARSTKSTDDGAR
- a CDS encoding Oligopeptide/dipeptide transporter, C-terminal region, whose protein sequence is MSEAAEQVPVLQVRDLQAHFRTRYFGVHREVRAVDGVDFDVRRNEIYGLAGESSSGKTTLVKTIAGLLKPPLEMVGGSARFSFLPDWDAIGRAPPDVVRRIRWRHLSYIMQGSMNVLNPLRRIRHSFRDFAWRHLGGSKSEFDARAAAHLERVKLDPSVLAAYPHELSGGMRQRVTIALATICKPEFVIADEPTTALDVIVQKDVLGMIRSIQQEMGSSVLFITHDMGVHAALTDRLGIMYAGRLVEDGATPEIFERPLHPYTRHLIASLPRIGDVKQREGLEGTPPNLAAPPPGCRFHPRCPLAMPVCAVAVPAMIETLIGHRVACHAVNPGAAA
- a CDS encoding transposase produces the protein MMFKGRHFDQSVILLCVRWYLAYNLSLRDLEEMMAERGVCVDHATINRWVRRFSPMLLERFNRRKRAVSGKWHMDETYIKVRGQWMYLYRAIDSVGDTVEFLLREQRDLLAAKRFLRKALHRHGRPDCIVIDGSQTNQEAIIACDSESRLRDRTARALKPIRIRGSQYLNNRIEQDHRRIKRRVRPMMGFKAFSSAEATLAGLEMVHMMRKHQGRFAFNPRPTLKTQFEAIAA
- a CDS encoding Peptide/nickel transport system substrate-binding protein yields the protein MTRLRAWLLAAAIPAATMLLSPVPATAQGIPQNIPRNELLILENPEGTIKNAGWFNIWAINAGSQSNGLQQAALDTLWYIDPEKGLDGAWDNSLAADKPVYNADFTEMQVKLRRGLFWSDGVEFTSADVKATVDTQIKNPGMRFSAVLANNVASVETPDAETVIFKLKKPNSRFHTNFTVRWGAIWILPKHVFEKVEDPAKFDFNKPISLGAYTLHSFDPDGKWYIWQLRDDWQRTSLGRHGKPGPKYLAYIDPGPPDKRVIAQLNHELDVIHDIAPEGMFTLAKQDKGTRAWFKGFPYGHPDPTLPAVIFNTQNEYLKNRDVRWALALMIDVKAVTMAAYRGAATISAIAVPPTGIHPEAYHKPMEAWLKDFEIDTGKSKFKPYDPTVGKQIADMLRPSMGDQIPSDPAVIANSFGLGWWKPNVAAAGELLTRAGFRKQGNQWLTPDGKPFTIRLMVEGDLRPVMTRAGTMIVQQWKQAGIDARIDVAQGTLLTRRAAGDFDAFIGWSVETWGGHQDLSYFMDSWHSQFVAQPGQPQPLRNWQRWSHPELDKIIEDTRKIGFDDPKGVELGRDYVKLMTREMPIIPLMAYNVFTAMDQTYWKGYPTADDPYANPVTNWGNSRYMFVRLKPAN
- a CDS encoding ArsR family transcriptional regulator, with the translated sequence MDQSLTASTRGRRRNGDGAASRAEGQQGQGFLVVDAGRQYQVLRGLASPVRLRILKLLNRHGPKNINQIAEALDLPQSTIATNIQVLEEAELISTSLGKAAKGQQKICAARYSEIVVNLDPEDPSRENNIVEVEMPLGLYTSSNVSAPCGLCSTQRILGVLDVPELFLDPRRVQAALIWFGRGYVEYKFPNNAKVLNRTIAALELEMEMSSEVPGTNADWPSDISLWVNGHKVGTWTCPGDYGDRRGTYTPPWWKLEGSQYGILTTWRITSEGTFLGERRLGDVVLGDLDLDRHHSIRLRIGIDEREGRPGGVNIFGRGFGNYNQDIKMRLHLKGVKALPHVTS
- a CDS encoding Peptide/nickel transport system ATP-binding protein, which codes for MSALLELDKVSKSFSRGGLFSTRRVDAVKEVSFALQDETPEIFTVIGESGSGKSTLARMILGIHAPSSGRIALAGRDVAAYERRAFMARVQPIFQNPFEAFNPLKLLDRYLFMTAERFGKAADRGAAERQADEALKQVGLSLPEIAGRFPHELSGGQLQRVAIARALVARPRLIVADEPVSMVDASLRMSIVNLFGRLRDELGLSIIYITHDLATAYYISDRLIIMQKGVVVEEGPARAVLSNPTHPYSRQLRDAVLTPDSAGAFRGGHAPKAVSASGATR